GTTCATAACCGAGCGGTGGAGCTAAATATATTTCTTTATCAATAGGAGCATTGAGATAGGCCCCTTTGACGTCTAGTTGGTGGAGAATGAGGTTTTCGTTGGCTGCCTTCTGAATTAGACTACGAAATTCTTAGCACACAATGCAAGCTTTGCAGCCTTATATAGTCCAAGCTGGTTGTGGgtttagcaatgatatacagaccCTGTATATGGggtctgtatatcattggttttagCCTGCACAGCATGAGCTCACGAAATGTTTGCTCCATATCAGCTGACGAACCAGGTATGATCATCAAGTACTGTACACTGTTTTTGAATTGTATGGTGTAGCAATGAAGTAagtataacaaaacaaaaacttctATACTGTCACAAATCCCAAACCTCTAAGGGCTATTATAAATTTCATCACTGTATTTAGCAATTTGAACTTCAAAGAAATGGAAGCGAGCCAGTTGTATCTTGTGTCTTTACGCGATCAAGCTAATATTGCCAACTTAATCCTCATGTGATTTTACTTGATAGCAGAAAGAATAACTTATAGCTGTAGTTTTTGCTAATTTTCCCAGTAAATCCCAATTTTTCTCAGTAAATAGTCTTAAATACCTGTTTTAGCGGCCGTCCGGTAAATGTTGAGCTGTTCCGACAAAATtgcaaatttttaatgaaaataaagCTCTAATAATTACGCGAATTCTTCGTACTATTTATTGAGTGAAAAATCCGAACCATCTATTTCAGTCTAATAGAATGATAGaatattgtaatggatttgCTGAGCTGAGCTTTCTCTAATTATCATAAGTGTTCAACCATTTTCGGATTAGCCCAAAAGTTAGCTTGCGCAGAAAGCCCATAGATTAACACCCAGcacttgctatataagcaaaggtgcTCCAGTGTTAAGCAGGAGGGGTAAGGATATGCAACAAGAGAAGATACCCTAGTGAGAGACAACAAAGAGCACATAGCTATGTTCTTAATGTTCATTAAGAACAGCGTGGTAACATTAACTTACCTTTGTGCAGCTTTGTATATCtttgtaacatatatatatatcttaacattcttacatttacaagtgtaactggTTGAGTATTTGTTAttaactcatttcagcattacatCTTTTCATGCTTATAAAGCTTGTGTAAATAAAGAGCCATTATTCACCAGACACCTTGCTTGccacaattacagttgtgcatgagagctattccTCATTCGGTGTAAGGCAACTTGTACGCAGAAaccacttgcaagtggctagtcagcgctgacttccacaacaataCTAAGAGTAGAGCTTTCAAGTTAAACAAGTTAAAATAGCGCGGTTGATAACGCCATACGCGTAGTTTTTTCTCATTAAATACACCGAATCATGATGATAAGGTATGGTTAAGCACAAAAGTAAACCTCAAAACAACACGTACGTACACACTATTTTGGCATGAACATTAAAAAAGAGCGGAGAGCGGGTCAAAAACCAAAAACAGCTAGTCGAATATTTCCCGGTCTGTCAAAACGATTCCACTTTACTTTTTTGTAACTATTTAGTTTCTCTGATGAATTTTGCTATTTGGTGATCGCTTACTAAGTGGGAACCCAATAGCATCCAGCGATAAACGTAAGGTAAATAGCGATTTCATTAAACAGTATTCTATCGAATAGGcagcaaaaacaatttttttcctgTACCGATTTGTTTGTGTTATGGGATTGATTGTTACTAGTTGAAAAAGTAACGGTCACCAACAGGAGTTATTTTCGTTTGTTCTGTCTATTGATATATATAGATCAACGGTCTACTCAACACTGATGAACACCTGCGAAGAAGAGAAAGAATGTTAGTTGACATGGATATCACAAACACGTGTTcggtgtaaaatattttgtaaaattgtcTCAAGTatcaaatttatgttataaggtAAACTAATGGGTGCTTTGTGATTACATGTATggagttttttttgcaaatttttgtaAGATTTTGCTTTTTTGTCGGTTTGGCAAGATTATTAAGGTTTAAAACGATTTTAATAACGTCATCAAAATTGTATGTTTTACATTGATTTCACTATTTGATAAAAAGTTTGCGCTTGTAAATTGCTAATTTgaaataaagttgaatatttttgtaataatgAACATCTCAAAGTGGTGGTTTGCTGCCCTCAATAGCCAAATAATTGCCCAAAGTAGGTAATTTGGTGGTTCCCACCAAATGTATGGAAACTGGAAAGAATAACACACAAAAAACGAAGCTTTTTATGTAAAAGACGGATGCTTTACCGAGCTTTAATAACCGAGTTTATGTAAAAGACGGATGCATTACTGAGCTTTAATAAAATGTACCACATGTATACTAACATCCTCAGTCTCAACAGCCCTGTTAGCGTGATCAACTTTTATATCATTTAATCTGTTAATGACAATTATTTTCTAGTTCTCTTTGTCAGTTTTTAATAAGACTGTTATGTTGCATCTGTGATTACCAAGCTTGCATTTTTAGTCTTAAAAGAAGTTTTAATATCCAGAGCTGTGTAAAATTATGAGACCGCCTCCGAGCTGAAGTtgtttgcaaagttctataggaCCTTCCAACCTCCAACTCCCCCTATTGtcaataacatatatatatatatatagatatatatatcaatgaATGCAGATTTTTGTGCTCTATACAAAGTTATCTAATAAATTTGTGCTAAAACATTGAACTAAATCTAATTAACAGATTAGTGGCACCAgattaaagtaaaacaaatcTGATCAAAGCtgaatgtgattaattaaatttaaaatattaactaATTTCTTAccatattttattcaaatgtttatgatattacaatataacaataaaatattaattaaccaACCATTTAAGTTAATGTTGATATGAGTAATAACatgccatttgaaaaatacaaagtgTGATAAGTTGagtagtaaaaaatatttgcgTCCATATACAGTGCACATAGTTGCACTTTATATCATTCTCTCAGCACAAAATTCTGAGTCTGTTGATATGCACATTGTAAGGACTAAAAGGAAATTTGAGGCTGTAACTGTGATCAAAATAGAgacattttatgattttttaaaacataGAGGGCAGTCTCATAATTTTGCACAGCGCTGTATTAGAGCTATCTGTAACATTGAGGCGCAGGTGCCCACTTTACAAAACCCACTGTATTAAGTATATTTCGCTAAttactttttatgttttgtatAACACTCACTCAAAATAATTATTGCAACAGCAGTTGACAGAGATGTTTATTAGGCTTTAAAAAATTAATCCGATTCAATACTCATCAACAAGTTAACACCGaattcttttgcatcatatGGCATGTGAGAATCGATACAATTCATTGAAAAAACATCACAATTCTATTCTTAATTTTTTAGCTATCTTAACTTCGATGACTTGATTCAATTCTcccaaataaacaaaatcaattATCTATCAATTCTTACAAAACTTGAcctattacaatatattaaaataagaaTAGCTCACAATCACTAATTTAGCCACACGTATTAGCTCAGTCTATTGACTGTTTGTATAGCAAGTATTAACTATTTCACTAGGGATTGCTTTTTGGGTGGAATTAAGTCATGCCTACCAATTTTTGCTGGTATACCGTCGGTATTTTGCTGTAAAAGCAGTGTTTCTGTCATATACCtccaatttaaagttttttagaaTCAGCAAAACATTCTAcacaagaatcaatgcatttgaaaaacaaaggaatgtttaatatttttgtagttatGTAAAACCGGCTGCAAAAGAAAAACACTATCGTTTTTGGAGTTGGACATCTCAGATGCAGACACAAATTGTCTAACGTAAAAATGTAGTGGCTAAAAATATCATTTGTCCAGTGTTGAAGGATTTCACAAGCAGAAATACATTTAGGTCGCTGTTTACAGTATTTTTTTCATTCATcctaaactgaaaatttaaaaaagttgaaacCACGATTTCATGCTGTTTGGTgagtgaaagaaaaaactatGCAACTGGTTCGTTTTTGGCACAATAATAGCCTAACTTCCTAATTTTATTTTGGCAAGTTTTGGGTGTATCTGCTAATACTGCGATCCGTGCTCATTGTTTTTGTATAGGCGCAAAGGCGAATCACTATAAAGGCTTTTAGgcaaaataaacaatattcgcGAGCAGCTTACAAATAAGCTTATTGTCAGTGTGCAGGCAAACCATAAAGCTAGCGCGTATTACATATTACTGACCAATAAAATATACGCAGTGATATCGAAACATTTTAAAAGCGTGTGCGGCTGGAAACATGGGATTGCACTAACATCTTTGTTTTGGCGCCCATCAAGTAACAGATTGTGTTACTTAGGAAATCACTCTCCGTGATGGATTTTCCGTCAACGAAGTAATTATAATGGAGTGATGCATTTTTACTCGGCGTTTTGCGTATTGAAAATAAAGAATCGAGTCAATTCCTTTATGCTGACAGTAAAAACTTGATTAAATTCAATTGTTACTTTTACGATGCTCCGAGTCAATGCAATTCTACAGGAAGTAAAAAATACCAGAGAATCGAttattttcaattcattttGTGAAGTGAGCCTTAGGCTTGCTCGAGCAAGCATGTTAACTCGAGTGTCCATCACAGACAGTTGATGACAATGAGCTCACTTCTTTTGGTTTTAGTATTTTCATTAAGGAAACTAACATGTTAAAAACATAATGTGCTTTGGTAATAGATTAAtgaactaaaataaaacatatacgAACTTGAGAGTTATTTTCGAAATCAGTTGTACAAGTTTTGGCCCTTTAGCTAGTATCTCTGACATTACAAACATTACCATAGTGAGATATGATTATCATCATGCGGCTGCCACTCTCCAAATACCTCTACAGACTAACCACATACTTCCATATCGGCTATTTAAAAAGAGCTTATACTAACTAGTTCAGTGCCTCTGTAACCTGGCTGACTCAGCACACACATTCAAAAGATCAACTCATTAAGATTCTTTACACTCTTACAATTGGTGACAATTTATTCTTAGCTAACGAGTATTAAAAATGTGGCATATTCAACATTTGTTATTTTGTGATAGCTTTAATGAAATAATCCTAGAATACAAAATTGAGAATCTTCTGCCAGGTCTAGAAATGGCTTACCAACGTTTTAACACGTTAATTGTGGTTGCTACAAAAAGCTGCACCTTCTGACTCTCAGACAGAAGAAGATAGTATAACTCCTAAATTTGCTACTAGTGTTTAATAAAATTGCCGTAAAACCACATAATGATAACCTTACATTCTTTCCTCACCTTATTCTTGAAAATAGCTGCCAACTTTTGCCAATATCTGAAAATTCTGGATTCTTGAGAGCCAGCATCGGTTGGGTTGGATAGCAGAGCATCAGTATGCATGTATTGCAGATTATGAATGAGATGGATGAAGAAGATGCTGATGGTTTCTCACACACAGGTGATGATAATGAGCTGCTTTAATGATATATTTGCAGCCAATGGTCATTTAATTCTTGTCACGGTTTAATTTCTTACAGATCCTCTACGAATGATACATTGTAATATTTCTGAATTGGATCCTGAAAAGTCGTATTTATTAAGTTTGATTGTTTGCCTTAGTGCCTTGCATCTCCGTAATATTTATACACTTTTAGGTTTGGAGCATTTAACCTTGCAAGAGATACAGCAATTGCGTGATAAAATCGGAATCAAACAGTGAGTAAAGCAGAATCTTACCAGCATAATATAAAGGCATGGAATGAAAATAGTAGATTATTGTGTTCGAAAATGAAATTGAATTTCTTTATTATGCAGCTACGGTTTGAGGTCTatcagtttttaatatttggaCTCGCTGTATCCCTCGGGTCTTGGCCTAGTTTATTTGAACTATTTTATAAACAAGCGATGACAACAACATGTCTATACATTTATGTGAGCTGATGACCACGGTTAAAGGCAAGGGTATTGTAAATCTTATACAACCCCTACATTTTTAGTATCACAACTTTTAACATTATGTCATCAGTTTTCCGTGATGGAGTGTACTATTGACCAAACCCATGACCACATTTCATTGTTCCTTATTTTCAGGTATCATTTCAAGATTCTTCCTGTCAGTTATTGGCTCATTGCagatttaataaaaagtatGGCCGACAGAAAGGCATCTCTCAAAGAGGTTTTATGCAAAAGAAAAAGAGAAGCAAAGATTCCGGGTCAGTCttcatatatataatgtacttaGAAAGTTGAGATAATCACTAGACCAATTTTCGTTAATAATTTGATTACTACATTACAGCCCGATGGAAATGTCATCGAAACGTCCTAGCAACAACACAAGTACTCTTCGTAAGAAACCTGTCACTAGGGACCCACGGTTTGATGACCTCTCTGGTCAATACAATGAGCAGATCTTTAAAAGATCCTACAAATTTATAGACCGGCTCAAGGCCAAAGAGATGAAGGTAGGACCAAAGGCTTGAAATTGAAAGCAATGACTGGCAAACCTTTGTGCACAGTTTATGATTAGTATAGTCTGGATGCAAGTTGAATTGATATTGGCATCGAGGCCTTCATCGAAGTTTTCTGTTTCTTACACTGTATAACTTGGTTCAATTCAGGTAAAACCTTTGCATACATTGTTCAGCTGTATGGCCAAAATGACTATTGAATCAGCCTTTTAATTGAAAGCCTTTTTCGAAGATCAACAGAAAGTATGTCAACAGACAAGAAGTTATATTAACACCCTTTCACCAATACCAGGTTATTTCCTAGGTTATCTAGAAATAAATAAGTTGGTCATTAGATGTAATGTTTCATATTTGGTTTGGAATTTGGTTTGAGAAGAGGTGTAGTAACTAAGTGATACTAAGTTAAGTTACACTGATGGCACTTGATATGCCATGGGTGGTCAGCTACACTGGTAACACCTGATATGTCATGAGTTGTCAGCTACACTGGTAACACCTGATATGTGATGAGTTGTCAGCTACACTGGTGATACCTGATATGTGATGAGTTGTCAGCTACACTGGTGACACCTGATATGTGATGAGTTGTCAGTTGCACTGGTAACACCTGATATGTCATGAGTTGTCAGTTACACTAGTGACACCTTATGTCATGGGTGGTCAGTTACACTAGTGGCACCTGATTATGTCATGAGTTGTCAGTTACACTGGTGACACCTGATTATGTCATGCGTTGTCAGTTACACTGATGACACCTGATTATGTCATGGGTGGTCAGTAATACTAGTGGCACCCGATATGTTGAGGTTAACAGCTCTACCAAATGTTTTTGGCATATTGTGTGTAGTCTGTTTCACCAATTCTCCTAATATACTGTCGGCGGTCAATCACACCATTAGCAGAGCTCACATGTTATGGGGTGAGACGCTGTCATGCGAGTTGCATACGTTTTGGGTGGACCATCATGGTAGTTCCCCTGACATGTTGCCAGTGGTTGTTCACACTAGTAGCAGCTAACAATGTCCTAGACTGACGCTGCAGTCAATGCAGTCCGTGGTCTCCAAGTTGCCTTATTAAAGTATCTAcctgaatgcccagcattgcatgggcaataaaaagtttttgcatagagaatttatttttagttgtgCAAGTTTGTTTACcgaatgaatttgagtaaccaaaacttatttactataataagaaccgtgtctGTCCCTCTGAAGCCAGCGTTAGACAAAAAATTGTCATggtctctcacgcaatcatgatttTTAGGTGTGCTAGATGAATCGTGAAGCGTGCTATTTTATCCATCGACGTTAAAGATTGgcagatgtaataagtatgatgtgcacaattattccatagtatggtcAGTTAGGAACATAGTGTAATGGATAGCACGCCTGTCTGCAAAgctggaggttctgagttcaattccaTTGCGAAGCGGTTTTTTGTTCCTACAACTTCATTGCTATAACCATACACACGAATGACAGacgacaaacaaacactgagatttatatacagtatatagataagttttacttttattatctGCCATCTTTTGTTATTGTGGATCTGCTTGTACGCTTTAGTTGGGAGCCTTTGTTCGATTATACATCGTGTAAGAATAATAGTGTTTGTAGGTAGTTGCTATTGCTTTTAGGCTGTTAGGAAGATAGCAGATGATGAAGAAATGGATGAGGAGACGAGAAAGAAAGCAAAAGATATGCTGACAAGGATGGTGAGTACCTCCTTGAATAGAAAGAAATTTACCTGTTACAATTGGTGTGATGTTTTTGTAGCTTTATAGAAAAGCCATCTTTGGTCTAACCGAATAGCTATTTTTGGTTTTTGGAGCCTGTTGAATGTTAGCTTTTCTTCAAACATACATATCGAGAGACGTTtccaattatacatgtatgtccacTGTAGGACAGCATGTTATATCCTGCTAATTAGAAGTATCCTACAGTACATTTCAGAtattataaaaagcaaaaaaatagtTGATCACATTTGTTTCAGATACATGTAGAGGtattgatctacatgtatatgccaaTGGACAGAGGATGTATGTAGCATAATGCATTACTCAGGTATATGACAattacgaggtctgatccaaaagttcctagaatggagttgtatacacttGCATATTTGCACGATGGAAAATCCACTGCAGCGTTTGCCGGGAAACACCTCcagagtgttgtcacaaaatttcaggttgctatgacaacgcgTCCTCACATGAGCCGatgatatgtcaaggtctgtcaagTGTTTCCAGcgattttttaacaaatttatcgtcatttctaatcaatcggaacagcgtatttgcgttaaaggtttatttgcaacaaaattcacattacagttatttagtataaaaagattcaccatgtcttactctgctgtgttgtaggtgcaaaatatgtggaaacgtgattacaagctcttaaaagctaaaaaacgaacagttaattgcagccatcacaaaaccgccgtgtattggaatcagtttatttctcagacgtactcaaacaatttggttattgttttgacatgtgatgttctcacgtgaattgaaaggccaataaaaggctcaatataaaatttctcgtagcactagtttatgactaacacttcgggttttaccgaagagcccatatcaaatatagatgctcgctacttcagttttgtttcggcttagtttgatcgtctagtcgtaatctgatcatgtgacccatacttcctgccaaacagcgcgagtaatttctgcagcattttttgactatcacaggtgaccaacaggctcgtcatgtttatcagaggatgatgtgcactccttcgagccaaggttaaaaaattgaatgaatttttacggtaggttttgagatagcagtgctcaaagtaacagcattacaatgatgacgATGAGATAGACGcgcaaggacaatagacatggttttattgaatgcgtgaagtatatttgtgaaaatatttagacaaatgaggttgcatgaaagtgtaaacagaaaccattgtACTCAACaacatcccatttgagctgttttggaaagggattccagcctatggcgttttcgtgatggctgcgattaactgttcatttttgagcttttaagagcttgcaatcacattttcacatatttttcacctacaacacagcagagaaaGACATGGTAGATCTTTTgttatcaaacaactgtaatgtgaattttgttgcaagttaacctttaaaatttgtgtgaaattagggaaaacaagtactcagacagttgaaatgttaaataTTGCCTTTGGAGATGCTGCTCTGAAGAAAACACCAGTTTTTGAGTGGCACAAACGTTTTCGTGAGGGTAGAGACAGCATTGAAGATGATGCGAGGTCTGGAAGACCAGCCTCGGCCAGAACTTGTTCGTCGATCgacagtgtgaggtcactagtcatggcAGATTGTCGTTTATCCATTAGAGAGATATCTGGAAAGACTGGACTTAGTTTTGGTACTGTTCAAATAGTTTTAACTGACGATTTACACATGAGAAGAATCGCAGCAAAGTTTGTGCCACGTTTGCTAACTGATGACCAAAAGGAGCTCAGGATGCACACTTGCAACGATTTCAAGGAAACTTCAAAAATGATAAAACCTTTCTTTCGAAGGTAATAACTGGAGATGAGTCTTGGGTGTATGGTTATAACCTAGAGACTTAAATTCCAAAGTAGCCAGTGAAAGTCTCCGGGCTCCCAAGACCAAAACAGGCGAAGATGTCTCGGTCAGTTGTAAAGACCATGCCGATTGCGTTTTTTGATATTCATGGATTAGTACACCATGAGTACTTACCACAGGATACTACTGTGAATCAGTATGTTTATATTGAGATTTTGAGACATCTTAGGGAAAGAGTTAGGCGCAAAAGACCTGAACTGTGGCACACAAGTTCATGGATGCTGCCCCATGATAACGCACTCGCCCACACTGCATTTTCTGTGAAGCAGTATTGCGCTAAAAACAACATGGCCGTTCTACCACATTTTCCATATTCACCAGATCTGGTTCCCTGTGGCTTCTGGCTATTTCCTAAGTTAAAACTTACTATGAAAGGAACCAGATTTGACAGGATAGAGTCGATTCAATGTGCAACAATGAGAGAGCTAAACAGCATCAACGCCGATGGCTTTCAACACTGCATGGCATCATGGCAAAAGAGGTGGGACAAGTGTATTGGTAGCCAAGGGGAGTACTTTGAAGGGGACTAACTATATAGGCAAATTGAAGCAACGCGTTTTGAGTTATAGCTCCATTCctggaacttttggatcagacctcatACATATGGTTTAACACAAAATGACAGTGTGTTATTTGCATGTCAATTGATGGTAtatgacatatacatgtatagttattaaaatagcATGGTGGAGTACTCTAACTCTGAATGGTTGtcactattttaaaaattttgagtTCTCATTGGTGGATACTCTAGTGCattgtttagtatttatgcGATCCCTAGTCCAG
The genomic region above belongs to Watersipora subatra chromosome 1, tzWatSuba1.1, whole genome shotgun sequence and contains:
- the LOC137385924 gene encoding ribosomal RNA processing protein 36 homolog isoform X2, which gives rise to MNEMDEEDADGFSHTGLEHLTLQEIQQLRDKIGIKQFNKKYGRQKGISQRGFMQKKKRSKDSGPMEMSSKRPSNNTSTLRKKPVTRDPRFDDLSGQYNEQIFKRSYKFIDRLKAKEMKAVRKIADDEEMDEETRKKAKDMLTRMGQKKNAKKEMSAASKVEQALKDERKKAIKEGHKPYFLKDAEKKKLVLAEKYKDLKKKGQLDAFMKKKRKTNAKKDTRMIRMSSAR
- the LOC137385924 gene encoding ribosomal RNA processing protein 36 homolog isoform X1, whose protein sequence is MHVLQIMNEMDEEDADGFSHTGLEHLTLQEIQQLRDKIGIKQFNKKYGRQKGISQRGFMQKKKRSKDSGPMEMSSKRPSNNTSTLRKKPVTRDPRFDDLSGQYNEQIFKRSYKFIDRLKAKEMKAVRKIADDEEMDEETRKKAKDMLTRMGQKKNAKKEMSAASKVEQALKDERKKAIKEGHKPYFLKDAEKKKLVLAEKYKDLKKKGQLDAFMKKKRKTNAKKDTRMIRMSSAR